CAGGCTgttcccctcccctcacccaaACTACCCTACTAAGACTCAACCTATTCTTTGCCCTTTGAACAAAGGCTGAGACCCTGGCGCCCTCTAGATAGCCACTTCCTGGCTCAAAGAGTTCTAAGAGGCTGGCTTCTGTTCCCAGCCATGTGGACTCAGGCAGGGGTGTCAACCTCTTGGAGCCCCTTTCTCGGCCTGAACTGCTGTGAGCATGATTTCAAGCTTGGCAAAACAAGCTCTTTGTACACTATGAAGTGCTGTGCTCTTGCAAAGAAAGTCTTatcctgatttttttcatcttcagaCAGTGGGTCTTGGGAAGCCATCCCACCATCCTGCTTTTTCTCCTATTTGTTTGCCTCCCATCAAGGATGGGGACCCCTGAGGGGCTGAGCTGGGCCCTAGCACTAGTCAGCTCCAAGAAGCCCTCAGTGACAGAGGTAGGAAAGGCTACCAGCCCCACAGCTTCCATGGGCACCAGGTCCTACTCGATACACTTCATGTATGTCTACTCATCTAACTTCTCCACACCCCCATGGGATGGATGGCGCTATTTCCctgttttaaaaacaggaacctgatgcacagagaagttgagtgacaagcccaaggtcacacagcttgtttGTGGCAGGTCTGGGGTTCAAATCAGGTAGTCCCTGCTCTACAGGCTGCTTCTCTAGTCACTCTGCTGCATGTCCagctatttttgttcttttgtcagTTTGGCTAGACAAACATTCAAgggcacctcctgtgtgccaagCCTCAAGCTGAGGACACCAGGAAGGAGATCTAGTCTGGACAGTGAGGAGGGAGCAGGCTGGGCAGCTGGCCCCTCTCGACCCCAGCGTGTGAGAGATGCTCAATTCAGACGCAGTCTGAACAAACAACCGCAGTCCTTCCTAGTCATGAGCCCTCAAGCCCTCTAGAAAAGTCCACTTCCAGGCCTGGTGGTAACAAATAGCGTAAAGGTTAAGAGCATAGACTCTGGGGTCAGCCAGATGCTACTGACTGCtgtttgactttgggcaagtggctgcacctctctgagcctcagttctctgGGCTGCCCAGTGAGGATCCAGTCCTGCCTGACATGGAGAATAAGAGAAAGGTGAAAGACATAAAGAAGGTGCTCCACCTGTGCAGGTGCCCTCACCTCAGCCTCTGGAGGAGCTCTCCTGCAGTGGCCCATGTCTTGCCAGTCTGGAACACATCTCCAGAGGACTCGCTGCTTGGGACTGCCACAGCTTCAGTCCTGAATGAACAGTATTAGGGCCCAAGTGAGGGGCTGCCCAGGGCTCTGAAGCCACTTGGCTgcaggcccagcccagcccccactcAACCCCCACCCGCCCTCAGGAGCAGATCCATTTCCACCCTGTACACCTGGCATCCTTCCTTTCCCAGGCAGGGTGGGGACCAAGGAAAACTGAGCTCCCAGGAATCTGttctcagcctcagaaagagGCAGCTGGGTGGCTGGCCTTCCCAGAATCTGGCCACCTGCAGCTGCAGGGGAAACCAAGGCAGAGGCGGAGCCACAGCTTGAGCACCAGAGGAGGAGTTTCTTGTAAACCATCATGGGAattggagagaaaagaaacataaacacaGAATCTTCAACTTGAGGTATGCAGTGGCCTGGAGCTTGGGACTTTGAAGCCAGTTTTTGCTTTCCCAAATGCTCCatgtggaggaaggaaggaacaaaatctcccaccctctttacagatgggaaaactgaggcccagagaagttgaGACTAGGCAAAGGCCCCCAGCAGCTCTGTGACAACACTGGCATGATGCCATGGCCTCTCAACACCAAATGTTATTTCTCCTCTGAGCAAGCTCTGAAGTTCCCTGGGCCTCAGGTTGGAATCCAGAGCCTAGTGGGACTTGTCAGCCCACACAGACAAAGGCTGAAGGCCCAGCTCTTCTGATTAGCTGTATGGCCTGACAGGAACAAGTCGTGTCCCCTTTCTGGGCCTGTGCTGCCTCAGTTGTCACCTGGAGAGAATCCCTTCTGCCAGGAGTGAGGACATGAGTGCTTTCAGAAGCCCCCAGAGCTGGGCAGTGGGAAGGACTCAGGGCTGACTGGTTCCCTGAAGGAGGGGAGGCTGCCCACGGACCCAGGGAAGCCTCTGGGCCCTGGGATCCTGCTTACCTCCACTAGCCAGTCTGCCCCTTTGCTTGCCTCCCAGATACCCTGGTCCCCAGGGCGGGTCCAGGCCAGcagccacccccagcccctgcaggCTGGATGCGCACCTACCAGGGCCTTTGATGGCAGAAGGTGGCACAGGCAGGGTCCCTGGCACTGGAGCACTCACAGCGCCTTGGCAGGGAGCGGCGCCGGCGTCTTGGCGGGTTTCCCAGGCCGTAAGGAGCTGTCTGTCTGTGGGCGGGCAGCCAGCAAGGTagtggtgtggggtggggaggggggggagaaaaaagaaagagagagagagagagagagagagatattagaTAAACCATGACCACCTGGTGAGCAGGGACTGTCCACACTGCATACTGGGACAGCCACCCATGCCACCAGAGTAGCAATAAAAGGTGACCAGCCCCTGACCTCAAGGAGTTCCACCACTTAAGTTACAGGCTCCTCCACAAGTGCCTGGTGGCCCTGGACAAGACCcctaccctctctgggcctctgtacCCTGGCTCAGCTCAGTGAAagctcccagcatggccaggaagGGGGTGGAATTTGTGGTCCCACCGAAAGTCAGGAACTGGGGAGtcctcccagcccctctcccctcccagacAGGAACTCGAAGTGATGGAGCCAGGCTGGTCTCCCGGTTCTCAAAGAAGGCTCTCAGCTAGCCCTGGAGGAAAGGAAGACATGCTGCTGTCTCACAGAAGGAAACACAGTCTCACAGCTAAGCTGCCCCACCAGGTCACTATTTACCTGGGGGGCTAACAAATGTGTCTTAGAGCTTTGACTtaaaaatggtgtgtgtgtgtgtgtgtgtgagtgtgtgtgtgttcaagtaGGATTGATTTCAGATTAATCGATTTCAGCGTCTGAGGAAGGCAGGCCAGGGCCAGGGCTGAGGGCCCCCTGGCCGGTTGGACGAGCACCTTCAGGTGACAGAGCTAATTTTAGATGGTGTGGTTGGAGTTGTAAAGACTCCAGGTAGACCCAGCACGCAAGGACTGGCAGGGTTCCCGCCCTTAGTGAGTATTTGGATGCGGATTAGCTCCACACGCGCTTACGTGCCAGGCTTCTCTTGTCTTTTGCAATTTGGGgaacggaaaaaaaaaaatacaaacacagaATCTTCAACTTGAGGTATGCAGTGGCCTGGAGGCAGCACGGGTGCATGAGGAACAGACAGGGCTGGGATCCCTGCTGGGCTCCGCCAGGTAACCCAGGGCAGGCTTCTCATCTGTCATTTGGGGAAAACAGCGGTGCCTGCCTCATGGGAAGGATGGGGGCCCATGAGCTGATGATGCACgtgcagtgcttggcacagggcctggcacagtcAAGACATGGCACTGTCATTAATCGCGTTATTCCTGGAAGATCATGCAGAGGCGGCATGGCAGAGAGGGTGTGAGCTCTGGCATCCATGGACCGAGGATGGAGCCTGCCACTTACTCCTTCCTGTGTGATCTGCAGTACCCTGATCTGGAAAATGGAGCCAATACTTTCTTGCCAGGCTTTTGTGAGAATTCTCAAGAGACAGCCCCCTATATGGCTGAGGTGGCCCCACATGGGAGTTGAAACAATAACTGGTAACTATCGATATTAGCCCAGTGCTCATCATCTGGAGGCCCAGGGAGAGCTGGACATGCCAGAGGTTCCCCAGAATGCCAGTAGCCCCCACCCTGGCCCCCTGCCTCTCGTAGCCCCCATTGGATCCCCAAAGATGCTCACCCAGGAGTGTTCACCCAGATGATGTCCAGGTGGCAGAAGTAGACACACTCCTTGTCCATCCAGGAGCTGCAGGAGCAACGGCGAAGCCGCAGGTGGTTGCCTGGGACCAGGAGTGAGGGTGCTGGCTGCTCCCGGGTGGCAGCAGCCAGGCTCTTCCCTGCATGCACAGGAGGTAGAGAGAGGTGGAGAGGTGGGCCACAGGCCTGGTGAGACCTGGGATGCAGGACCCGCTGGGCCCCTCCTCTTGCACAATCGAGGAAGTTGGCAGTCTCACTGCTCAGGAGTTCCGGGCCAGCCTGGGGAAGCCCCAGCAGCCAAGTGGGAAGAGCCAGCAGCTGGCCTGTGCCTGTGGCATCTCTGCACTTGCAGAGCCCACCCCCGCCACCGCCACTGCGGCCGCCCTGGCATGCCCCCAGCTGGGTTGGGGGGCACCTCGGCCCTGGGAGAGACAGTGACAGACAGACCCAGGGGCTGCAGCGGCAGGTGAGGGCAGGGCAGCTCACCTTCGTGCAGGGCCACGAGCAAGGCGAGAGCGACAGAGCACCAGGCAGTGAGTGCGGAGACCATAGCGGCAGTGCGGCGATGACAATGGCAGGCAGCCCCGTGCACAGGCTGGACCGGAGCAGGGAGTGCTTGTTACCAGCGTCCTGCTGCTAAGCCGAGCTGATAGCTCATTGCCTGGGTGCCCTGGCTGTCTCTTATAACAGCAGGCATCGTGCCCCGCCCCTGCTGGTGCAGCCCTGCCCTGCTGCACCGGCGGGCCTGGAGCCAGGGACACCGCCTCCTCCTCGGGCGCCAGGCCCGCCCCAGCCTCCAcggcgggggagggagggaggtggaagGGTGGAAGGCCTTGCTCCTCCCTCTATACCCGGAGCACCTCTTGGAGTCCTGAGGCTCCTCTACATCCCCCAGGGCCTCTCGAAGTCTTGTTGGACTTCCTCAAGCCATCCCAAAGTGCCCCAAGTCCCCTCGGCCACTCTCTCTGTGGCTACTCTGCGGGTGTTgcacagagctgagatttgaagggAGAGGTCCCGTGAGCAAAACCCTCCCCTCTCCTCAGAGGACACCCTGGCATCAGTCCTGCCTGCCCACTGCCAAGCAGGCTGAGGATGCCCCTCTGTTGTGTGGGAGGTGAAAGGCCCACTCAagactgtgtggccttgggcgaGTCAGAGGCCTCTCTGGGCCTGCCTCCCTCAGTGAAGGACACAGCTCACGCTTGACCTCTGGCCGGCCTGGAGCTGCCTCATcccacctcacccaggaagtgGCCCACCCGCTTCCCACCACCccagggcctggggcaggagTTCTGTTCCCTTCCAGAAGCTGTTCAGCTATGCAGGCATGGCCAACGGTGTCCctcctggacctcagtttcttcgCGAAACAAGGCATGAATAGGGCGGTTCTTAACTTGTTTGGCTCCCAGGCTCCCTTGAAACTAAGAATGTGGCTTCAGACCCCTTTCCAGAAAGATGCCCCTGTGGGCACATAACATAAAGCACCCCTTGAGTGCTCTCCCATCCTGGACATGAGAAAATGTATTGTCTCACCTCAGCAGCTACTGGTGAAACAAGACAAGGCAGAGGGAGGACGGATCCTGGGAGCTGGcattctgctcctggcccctcTGCTGGCCCAGAAGCCTGCTCGAGATGGCAGCAGGATGCACAGGTGCCGAACTGAGCAGCCCGTGCAGCTGGCAGTCACCCTCCATTCCTGCCCAGGCCTGGCTCGGAGTCCACATTCTGCCGGCATCTTCTCAGGGACCCTGTCTCCAGGCACAACAGGAAAGACCCTCTCATTTCTCAGAAATCCCAGGACCCTTGCCTCTCATGCTTGCCTGACCCATGACATTGGGTTTCTCTCCCCGGCAATCTGGAGGTCCAGAACCTTAAAGAAGGCAGTGCCTGGAACCCGCCCTGCACATCGCAGGAGCCCTGTGAGTGCTCTC
The sequence above is drawn from the Cynocephalus volans isolate mCynVol1 chromosome 8, mCynVol1.pri, whole genome shotgun sequence genome and encodes:
- the EDN2 gene encoding endothelin-2 isoform X1 produces the protein MVSALTAWCSVALALLVALHEGKSLAAATREQPAPSLLVPGNHLRLRRCSCSSWMDKECVYFCHLDIIWVNTPGQTAPYGLGNPPRRRRRSLPRRCECSSARDPACATFCHQRPWTEAVAVPSSESSGDVFQTGKTWATAGELLQRLRDISAAKIHFARQQQEVRREPRPTNSRWRKR
- the EDN2 gene encoding endothelin-2 isoform X2, coding for MVSALTAWCSVALALLVALHEGKSLAAATREQPAPSLLVPGNHLRLRRCSCSSWMDKECVYFCHLDIIWVNTPGQTAPYGLGNPPRRRRRSLPRRCECSSARDPACATFCHQRPWDISAAKIHFARQQQEVRREPRPTNSRWRKR